Proteins encoded together in one Streptomyces sp. TLI_171 window:
- a CDS encoding AraC family transcriptional regulator, producing the protein MERWWHYLTPGPAQLRTGLACLGVGLQRGRLPVVGPRVLDHWVAVVVGTGSGWYALPGGRRLPVAAPAVLWLRPGVPHHYGPDPGGWAESFVDFTGTGTAGYVELGLLPDAEVVPLDTAEPALRVIARIAAVCRRGGASAGAQASAAVHELLVELHDHRADLDPEGAPVLELLRRDACLPVPVAEHARRAGMTVEELRRAVRAAGGTSPKEYLLTERLNEAKHLLAASELPVAAVARRVGYQDPAYFTRLFTRRVGVAPTVFREREFRGEALADGAAPDAERWDGGRPGGGPDRGSAGAGRSTD; encoded by the coding sequence ATGGAGCGCTGGTGGCACTACCTGACGCCCGGCCCGGCGCAGCTGCGCACCGGGCTGGCGTGCCTGGGCGTGGGCCTGCAGCGCGGCCGGCTGCCGGTGGTCGGCCCGCGGGTGCTGGACCACTGGGTGGCGGTGGTGGTCGGCACCGGGTCCGGCTGGTACGCGCTGCCGGGTGGGCGGCGGCTGCCGGTGGCGGCGCCGGCGGTGCTGTGGCTGCGCCCGGGGGTGCCGCACCATTACGGGCCGGACCCGGGCGGCTGGGCGGAGTCGTTCGTGGACTTCACCGGCACGGGCACCGCCGGGTATGTGGAGCTGGGTCTTCTGCCGGACGCCGAGGTGGTGCCGCTCGACACCGCGGAGCCGGCCCTGCGGGTGATCGCCCGGATCGCCGCGGTGTGCCGTCGTGGCGGGGCCTCGGCGGGGGCGCAGGCGTCGGCGGCGGTGCACGAGCTGCTGGTGGAGCTGCACGACCACCGGGCGGACCTGGACCCGGAGGGCGCCCCGGTGCTGGAACTGCTGCGCCGGGACGCCTGCCTGCCGGTGCCGGTGGCCGAGCACGCCCGGCGGGCCGGGATGACCGTCGAGGAGCTGCGCCGGGCGGTGCGGGCGGCTGGCGGGACCAGTCCGAAGGAGTACCTGCTGACCGAGCGGCTGAACGAGGCCAAGCACCTGCTGGCGGCGAGCGAGCTGCCGGTGGCGGCGGTGGCCCGCCGGGTCGGCTACCAGGACCCGGCGTACTTCACCCGGCTCTTCACCCGCCGGGTCGGGGTCGCCCCGACGGTGTTCCGGGAGCGCGAGTTCCGCGGCGAGGCCCTCGCGGACGGGGCCGCCCCGGACGCCGAGCGGTGGGACGGCGGGCGCCCCGGGGGCGGCCCGGACCGGGGCAGTGCCGGGGCGGGGCGTTCGACCGACTAG
- the thpR gene encoding RNA 2',3'-cyclic phosphodiesterase, protein MRLFVAVNPPARATQDLADAAAPLRELPGADRLRWSDPAGWHLTLAFLGEVAVSEVPALERELARVAAEHRSHPLRLAGGGTFGERVLWAGVEGDVRALRRLADAVQQALGVADEDHGFHPHLTLARAGATRGRKAGGAGGLRAMATALDAFRGAEWEAGRIQLMRSETGYGPARYTVVEGWPLQR, encoded by the coding sequence ATGAGGCTCTTCGTCGCCGTGAACCCTCCGGCCCGCGCCACACAGGATCTCGCCGACGCCGCCGCCCCGCTGCGCGAACTCCCGGGCGCGGACCGGCTCCGCTGGTCCGACCCGGCGGGCTGGCACCTCACGCTGGCGTTCCTCGGTGAAGTGGCCGTCAGCGAGGTGCCCGCGCTGGAACGGGAGTTGGCCCGGGTGGCGGCCGAGCACCGCAGCCACCCGCTGCGGCTGGCCGGCGGCGGGACCTTCGGCGAACGCGTCCTCTGGGCCGGCGTCGAAGGGGACGTCCGGGCCCTGCGGCGGCTCGCCGACGCGGTGCAGCAGGCGCTCGGCGTCGCCGACGAGGACCACGGCTTCCACCCGCACCTCACGCTCGCGCGGGCCGGGGCCACCCGCGGCCGCAAGGCCGGTGGCGCGGGCGGGTTGCGGGCGATGGCCACCGCGCTGGACGCGTTCCGCGGGGCCGAGTGGGAGGCCGGGCGGATCCAGCTGATGCGCAGCGAGACGGGCTACGGGCCGGCCCGCTACACGGTCGTCGAGGGCTGGCCGCTGCAGCGCTGA
- a CDS encoding DUF1707 and FHA domain-containing protein: protein MAAQEFSTQLARPSQAERDSALEVLRDGVGSGRLSHDTFIRRMELVLTARSRSELAEVVGDLHTYGPVSRLLLRTVAKVSALQVRLRQTWHAEQLTRLRLPEPAVARLLIGRMTGADLRLGDSTVSRRHAELRFEGGDWVLYDLGSSNGTFVNDRRVAGGTAVRPGDRLRFGRLGFHLTAD, encoded by the coding sequence ATGGCCGCTCAGGAGTTCAGCACCCAGCTCGCCCGCCCCTCGCAGGCCGAGCGGGACAGCGCGCTGGAGGTGCTGCGGGACGGGGTCGGCAGCGGCCGTCTCTCGCACGACACCTTCATCCGCCGGATGGAGCTGGTGCTGACCGCCCGCAGCCGCTCCGAACTGGCCGAGGTGGTCGGCGACCTGCACACCTACGGGCCGGTCTCCCGGCTGCTGCTGCGGACCGTGGCCAAGGTGTCGGCGCTGCAGGTGCGGCTGCGCCAGACCTGGCACGCCGAGCAGCTGACCAGGCTGCGCCTGCCGGAGCCCGCGGTGGCCCGGCTGCTGATCGGCCGGATGACTGGCGCCGACCTGCGGCTCGGCGACAGCACGGTGTCCCGCCGGCACGCCGAGCTGCGCTTCGAGGGCGGCGACTGGGTGCTGTACGACCTCGGCTCCAGCAACGGCACCTTCGTCAACGACCGCCGGGTGGCCGGCGGTACAGCGGTCCGCCCCGGTGACCGGCTGCGGTTCGGGCGGCTGGGCTTCCACCTCACCGCGGACTGA
- a CDS encoding MFS transporter yields MTPPAARAAAIRTATIRTDFRTDPRRITRPAGSRVDEPLTDEAAATGEAPAGAPAAQTQAPAPTGLPGSGDDDPEHPTAAETPAASPGRFTRPGGMFSSLRIRNYRYYFAGQVVSNTGTWMQRIAQDWLVLSLTGSPFAVGITTAMQFLPMLLLGLWGGVLADRLPKRRLLIATQGAMGLLAAGLALLTITGTVTPVLVYLFALLLGLVTVVDNPTRQAFVSEMVPAKDLANAVSLNAANFQTARLVGPAVAGALIAAVGSGWAFAVNALSFAAVIGGLLAMRCSELRPVERIARERGQLREGLRYVRERPELLWPMVLAGFIGTFGFNFPTLLSGFARDTFHVGAGEYGLLNTAMAVGSLTGALLAARRGAPRLRRLVAAACAFGALEVLAAFAPGYWTFALLLTLIGVFGLTFNTSVNAALQLGTDPEMRGRVMGLLVLVFTGGTPIGAPLVGWITAQYGPRLGLLACGLVSAAAAGTVALVLGRISGLRVRLDLHPVRARGRVFSVVQKDDLAPAC; encoded by the coding sequence TTGACACCGCCGGCCGCCCGCGCCGCCGCGATCCGCACCGCGACCATCCGCACCGACTTCCGCACCGACCCCCGACGCATCACCCGCCCCGCCGGGTCGCGCGTCGACGAGCCGCTCACCGACGAGGCGGCCGCCACCGGGGAGGCCCCCGCCGGCGCCCCCGCCGCGCAGACCCAGGCGCCCGCACCCACGGGCCTGCCGGGCAGCGGCGACGACGACCCCGAGCATCCCACCGCGGCGGAGACCCCCGCCGCTTCGCCGGGCCGGTTCACCCGCCCGGGAGGGATGTTCTCGTCCCTGCGCATCCGCAACTACCGGTACTACTTCGCCGGCCAGGTGGTCTCCAACACCGGTACCTGGATGCAGCGCATCGCCCAGGACTGGCTGGTCCTCAGCCTCACCGGCAGCCCCTTCGCGGTCGGCATCACCACCGCCATGCAGTTCCTGCCGATGCTGCTGCTGGGCCTCTGGGGCGGCGTCCTCGCCGACCGGCTGCCCAAGCGCCGCCTGCTGATCGCCACCCAGGGCGCGATGGGCCTGCTCGCCGCGGGCCTCGCCCTGCTCACCATCACCGGCACCGTCACGCCCGTCCTGGTGTACCTGTTCGCGCTGCTGCTCGGCCTGGTCACGGTGGTCGACAACCCGACCCGGCAGGCGTTCGTCAGCGAGATGGTCCCGGCCAAGGACCTGGCCAACGCGGTCAGCCTGAACGCCGCCAACTTCCAGACCGCCCGCCTGGTCGGCCCCGCCGTCGCCGGCGCGCTGATCGCGGCGGTCGGCAGCGGCTGGGCGTTCGCCGTCAACGCGCTCTCCTTCGCCGCGGTCATCGGCGGCCTGCTCGCCATGCGCTGCAGCGAACTGCGCCCCGTCGAGCGGATCGCCCGGGAACGGGGCCAGCTCCGCGAGGGCCTGCGGTACGTCCGGGAACGCCCCGAACTGCTGTGGCCGATGGTGCTCGCCGGATTCATCGGCACCTTCGGGTTCAACTTCCCGACCCTGCTGTCCGGCTTCGCGCGCGACACCTTCCACGTCGGAGCCGGCGAGTACGGCCTGCTCAACACCGCGATGGCGGTCGGCTCGCTGACCGGCGCGCTGCTCGCCGCCCGGCGCGGCGCGCCCCGGCTGCGCCGCCTGGTCGCCGCCGCGTGCGCATTCGGCGCGCTGGAGGTGCTGGCCGCGTTCGCGCCCGGCTACTGGACCTTCGCGCTGCTGCTGACCCTGATCGGCGTGTTCGGACTGACCTTCAACACCTCGGTCAACGCCGCGCTGCAGTTGGGCACCGACCCCGAGATGCGCGGCCGCGTGATGGGCCTGCTGGTGCTGGTCTTCACCGGCGGCACCCCGATCGGCGCCCCGCTGGTCGGCTGGATCACCGCCCAGTACGGCCCGCGGCTCGGCCTGCTCGCCTGCGGTCTGGTCTCCGCCGCGGCGGCGGGCACCGTCGCCCTGGTGCTCGGCCGGATCAGCGGCCTGCGGGTCCGTCTCGACCTGCACCCGGTGCGGGCGCGCGGACGGGTGTTCTCGGTGGTGCAGAAGGACGACCTGGCGCCCGCCTGCTGA
- a CDS encoding citrate synthase 2 encodes MSDFVPGLEGVVAFESEIAEPDREGGALRYRGVDIEDLVGQVSFGHVWGLLVDGKFAPGLPAAEPFPIPVHSGDIRVDVQSALAMLAPVWGLKPLLDISAEQARDDLARAAVMALSYVAQSARGQGLPMVPQSEIDKAETIVERFMIRWRGEPDPKHVKAVDAYWTSAAEHGMNASTFTARVIASTGADVAAALSGAVGAMSGPLHGGAPSRVLGMIEEIERTGDAAGYVKKALDKGERLMGFGHRVYRAEDPRARVLRRTAKELGAPRYEIAEALEKAALEELHNRRPDRVLATNVEFWAAIMLDFAEVPAHMFTSMFTCARTAGWSAHILEQKRTGRLVRPAARYIGPGVRKPQEIDGWDQIAG; translated from the coding sequence ATGTCGGATTTCGTACCCGGCCTTGAGGGTGTAGTCGCCTTCGAGAGCGAGATCGCCGAGCCCGACCGCGAGGGCGGGGCGCTGCGCTACCGCGGGGTGGACATCGAGGACCTGGTCGGCCAGGTCTCCTTCGGCCACGTCTGGGGCCTGCTGGTGGACGGCAAGTTCGCCCCCGGCCTGCCGGCCGCCGAGCCGTTCCCGATCCCGGTCCACTCCGGCGACATCCGGGTCGACGTGCAGTCCGCCCTCGCCATGCTCGCCCCGGTCTGGGGCCTCAAGCCGCTGCTGGACATCTCCGCCGAGCAGGCCCGCGACGACCTCGCCCGGGCCGCCGTGATGGCGCTGTCGTACGTGGCCCAGTCGGCCCGCGGCCAGGGCCTGCCGATGGTCCCGCAGAGCGAGATCGACAAGGCCGAGACCATCGTCGAGCGGTTCATGATCCGCTGGCGCGGCGAGCCGGACCCGAAGCACGTCAAGGCCGTCGACGCGTACTGGACCTCGGCCGCCGAGCACGGCATGAACGCCTCCACCTTCACCGCCCGCGTCATCGCCTCCACCGGCGCCGACGTCGCCGCGGCGCTGTCCGGCGCGGTCGGCGCGATGTCCGGCCCGCTGCACGGCGGTGCGCCGTCCCGGGTGCTCGGCATGATCGAGGAGATCGAGCGCACCGGCGACGCGGCCGGCTACGTGAAGAAGGCGCTGGACAAGGGCGAGCGCCTGATGGGCTTCGGCCACCGCGTCTACCGCGCCGAGGACCCGCGCGCCCGCGTGCTGCGCCGCACCGCCAAGGAACTCGGCGCGCCGCGCTACGAGATCGCCGAGGCGCTGGAGAAGGCCGCCCTGGAGGAGCTGCACAACCGCCGCCCCGACCGCGTGCTGGCCACCAACGTCGAGTTCTGGGCCGCCATCATGCTGGACTTCGCCGAGGTCCCGGCGCACATGTTCACCTCGATGTTCACCTGCGCCCGCACCGCCGGCTGGTCCGCGCACATCCTGGAGCAGAAGCGCACCGGCCGCCTGGTCCGCCCGGCCGCCCGCTACATCGGCCCGGGCGTCCGCAAGCCGCAGGAGATCGACGGCTGGGACCAGATCGCCGGCTGA
- a CDS encoding aldo/keto reductase: protein MEYTRLGSSGLTVSRLVLGTMNFGTEASEQDSHAIMARAHEHGVNFFDTANVYGTRPGETSTEEIIGRWFAGGAGRRERTVLATKVYLPTGARPNEGGLSARHIRRACEDSLRRLGTDHIDLYQMHHIDRCAPWEEVWEAFQVLRQQGKVLYFGSSNFAGWHLAQAQEAARERHFLGLVAEQSRYNLMTRWAELEVLPAARHYGIGVIPWGPLNSGLLAGVLRKRAEGTAARGGSGRSAAALAEHRDALAAYEELCAGAGADPAHVGLAWLLAQQGVTGPIIGPRTVAQLDGSLPALDLRLDEALLAELDRLFPPPGPNGGGPAPEAYAW, encoded by the coding sequence ATGGAGTACACCCGGCTCGGCAGCAGCGGCCTGACGGTGTCCCGGCTGGTGCTCGGCACCATGAACTTCGGTACCGAGGCCTCCGAGCAGGACAGCCACGCCATCATGGCCCGGGCCCACGAGCACGGCGTCAACTTCTTCGACACCGCGAACGTCTACGGCACCCGCCCGGGCGAGACCTCCACCGAGGAGATCATCGGCCGCTGGTTCGCGGGCGGCGCCGGCCGCCGCGAACGGACCGTGCTGGCCACCAAGGTCTACCTCCCGACCGGCGCCCGGCCGAACGAGGGCGGGCTGAGCGCCCGGCACATCCGGCGGGCCTGCGAGGACTCGCTGCGCCGGCTCGGCACCGACCACATCGACCTCTACCAGATGCACCACATCGACCGGTGCGCCCCGTGGGAGGAGGTCTGGGAGGCGTTCCAGGTGCTGCGCCAGCAGGGCAAGGTGCTGTACTTCGGCTCCTCCAACTTCGCCGGCTGGCACCTGGCGCAGGCTCAGGAGGCGGCCCGCGAACGGCACTTCCTCGGCCTGGTCGCCGAGCAGTCCCGGTACAACCTGATGACCCGCTGGGCGGAGCTGGAGGTGCTGCCCGCCGCCCGGCACTACGGCATCGGCGTCATCCCGTGGGGCCCGCTGAACAGCGGCCTGCTGGCCGGCGTGCTGCGCAAGCGCGCCGAGGGCACCGCCGCCCGCGGCGGCAGCGGCCGCTCGGCGGCCGCGCTGGCCGAGCACCGGGACGCCCTGGCCGCCTACGAGGAGCTCTGCGCCGGGGCCGGCGCCGACCCGGCGCACGTCGGGCTGGCCTGGCTGCTGGCGCAGCAGGGCGTGACCGGCCCGATCATCGGCCCGCGCACGGTGGCCCAGCTGGACGGCTCGCTGCCCGCCCTCGACCTGCGCCTCGACGAGGCCCTGCTGGCCGAGCTGGACCGGCTGTTCCCGCCGCCGGGCCCGAACGGCGGCGGCCCCGCGCCGGAGGCCTACGCCTGGTGA
- a CDS encoding glycoside hydrolase family 35 protein, with product MLTYDSTGFRLDGRPLRILSGAMHYFRTRPEQWPARLAALRAMGLNTVETYVPWNLHEPAPGRFERLDELGAFLDEAHRQGLWTIVRPGPYICAEWDNGGLPGWLTARVGRRARTSDPVYLAAVDRFFDVLLPQVVERQWGQPGGTVLMVQVENEYGSFGGDAAYLAHLARGLRERGVTVPLFTSDGPEDHMLAAGTVPGVLATVNFGSDPESAFEALRRHRPEDPPFCMEFWNGWFDHWGKPHHTRDADDAADSLRRILAAGGSVNLYMAHGGTNFGTTAGANHADPPFNSTDWTHSPYQPTTTSYDYDAAIDERGLPTAKFDAFRAVIEEFAAEHPELVRYLDSRVAELPPAAPVLSGREVPLSEFAELPFGPAVASPVPPLFEELGLEHGLVRYTTTVPALSSELPLTVEGLRDRAALHVDGKPVAALERGVPAETVTVGGGAQLRLLVESLGRVNYGPQVGETKGITGVRHERQYLHGWHAEPLALDPLPEAAWAPGEPGAELLARGTLHLDSTGDTFLAVPGGDHGYLWVNGFLLGRYDARGPQTTLYCPQPLLRPGPNTLTLLELGSAGPSHVVLREAPELGG from the coding sequence ATGCTCACCTACGACTCGACCGGCTTCCGCCTCGACGGCCGCCCGCTGCGCATCCTCTCCGGCGCGATGCACTACTTCCGCACCCGCCCCGAGCAGTGGCCCGCCCGCCTCGCCGCGCTGCGCGCGATGGGGCTGAACACGGTCGAGACGTACGTCCCGTGGAACCTGCACGAGCCGGCGCCCGGCCGCTTCGAACGGCTCGACGAGCTCGGCGCCTTCCTCGACGAGGCGCACCGCCAGGGCCTGTGGACGATCGTCCGCCCCGGCCCGTACATCTGCGCCGAGTGGGACAACGGCGGCCTCCCGGGCTGGCTCACCGCCCGGGTCGGCCGCCGGGCGCGCACCAGCGACCCGGTCTACCTGGCCGCCGTCGACCGCTTCTTCGACGTCCTGCTCCCGCAGGTCGTCGAACGGCAGTGGGGGCAGCCCGGCGGCACCGTGCTGATGGTGCAGGTCGAGAACGAGTACGGCTCCTTCGGCGGCGACGCCGCCTACCTCGCCCACCTGGCCCGCGGCCTGCGCGAACGCGGCGTCACCGTCCCGCTGTTCACCTCCGACGGCCCCGAGGACCACATGCTGGCCGCCGGGACCGTCCCCGGCGTCCTCGCCACCGTCAACTTCGGCTCCGACCCCGAGTCCGCCTTCGAGGCGCTGCGCCGCCACCGCCCCGAGGACCCGCCGTTCTGCATGGAGTTCTGGAACGGCTGGTTCGACCACTGGGGCAAGCCGCACCACACCCGGGACGCCGACGACGCCGCCGACTCGCTGCGCCGCATCCTCGCCGCCGGCGGCTCCGTCAACCTCTACATGGCCCACGGCGGCACCAACTTCGGCACCACCGCCGGGGCCAACCACGCCGACCCGCCGTTCAACTCCACCGACTGGACGCACTCCCCGTACCAGCCCACCACCACCTCCTACGACTACGACGCCGCGATCGACGAACGCGGGCTCCCCACCGCCAAGTTCGACGCCTTCCGGGCGGTGATCGAGGAGTTCGCCGCCGAGCACCCGGAGCTGGTGCGCTACTTGGACTCGCGGGTGGCCGAACTACCGCCTGCCGCACCGGTGCTGAGCGGTCGTGAGGTGCCGCTGTCGGAGTTCGCGGAGCTGCCGTTCGGGCCGGCCGTCGCCTCGCCGGTGCCGCCGCTGTTCGAAGAGCTCGGGCTGGAGCACGGGCTGGTCCGCTACACCACGACGGTGCCCGCGCTCAGCTCCGAGCTCCCGCTCACCGTCGAAGGCCTGCGCGACCGCGCCGCCCTGCACGTGGACGGCAAGCCGGTCGCCGCGCTTGAGCGGGGCGTCCCTGCCGAGACCGTCACCGTGGGCGGCGGCGCGCAGCTCCGCCTGCTGGTGGAGTCGCTCGGGCGGGTCAACTACGGGCCGCAGGTCGGCGAGACCAAGGGCATCACCGGCGTCCGCCACGAACGCCAGTACCTGCACGGCTGGCACGCCGAACCGCTCGCCCTCGACCCGCTCCCCGAGGCCGCCTGGGCGCCCGGCGAACCCGGCGCCGAGCTCCTCGCCCGCGGCACCCTGCACCTCGACAGCACCGGCGACACCTTCCTCGCCGTCCCCGGGGGCGACCACGGCTACCTCTGGGTCAACGGCTTCCTGCTCGGCCGCTACGACGCCCGCGGCCCGCAGACCACCCTCTACTGCCCGCAGCCCCTGCTCCGCCCGGGCCCCAACACCCTCACGCTCCTCGAACTCGGCTCCGCCGGCCCCTCCCACGTGGTGCTCCGCGAGGCTCCCGAGCTGGGAGGCTGA
- the serC gene encoding phosphoserine transaminase: protein MAQIQIPADNLPNDGRFGCGPSKVRPEALSALAATGTSLLGTSHRQAPVKNIVKRVRQGVAELFSLPEGYEVVLGNGGSTAFWDIAAFGLVREKSQHLNFGEFSSKFASSVKAAPWLAEPTVVKTEPGTHPLPVAEAGVDVYALTHNETSTGVAMPIRRPEGADAGSLVLVDATSGAGGLPVDIRETDVYYFAPQKSFASEGGLWLATFSPAALERAAEIAGSGRYIPPFFDLPTAIDNSSKDQTYNTPSISTLFLLADQLEWLNGQGGLDWAVARTAESSSILYSWAEKSSYAQPFVAVPEERSQVVGTIDFDDSVDAAAVAKALRANGIVDTEPYRKLGRNQLRIAMFPAVDPADVEKLTGAIDYVVEHLNG, encoded by the coding sequence GTGGCTCAGATTCAGATCCCCGCCGACAATCTGCCCAACGACGGCCGCTTCGGCTGCGGCCCCTCCAAGGTGCGCCCCGAGGCCCTGAGTGCCCTCGCCGCCACCGGAACCTCCCTGCTGGGCACCTCCCACCGCCAGGCCCCGGTCAAGAACATCGTGAAGCGCGTCCGCCAGGGCGTCGCCGAGCTGTTCTCGCTGCCGGAGGGCTACGAGGTCGTGCTCGGCAACGGCGGCTCCACCGCGTTCTGGGACATCGCCGCGTTCGGCCTGGTGCGCGAGAAGTCGCAGCACCTGAACTTCGGTGAGTTCTCCTCCAAGTTCGCCTCCTCCGTGAAGGCCGCCCCGTGGCTGGCCGAGCCGACGGTGGTCAAGACCGAGCCGGGCACCCACCCGCTGCCGGTCGCCGAGGCCGGGGTGGACGTCTACGCGCTCACCCACAACGAGACCTCCACCGGTGTGGCGATGCCGATCCGCCGCCCCGAGGGCGCGGACGCCGGCTCGCTGGTGCTGGTGGACGCCACCTCCGGCGCGGGCGGCCTGCCGGTCGACATCCGCGAGACGGACGTCTACTACTTCGCCCCGCAGAAGTCCTTCGCCTCCGAGGGCGGCCTCTGGCTGGCCACCTTCTCGCCGGCCGCGCTGGAGCGCGCCGCGGAGATCGCCGGCTCCGGCCGGTACATCCCGCCGTTCTTCGACCTGCCGACCGCGATCGACAACTCCTCGAAGGACCAGACGTACAACACCCCGTCGATCTCCACCCTCTTCCTGCTGGCCGACCAGCTGGAGTGGCTGAACGGCCAGGGCGGCCTCGACTGGGCGGTGGCCCGCACCGCGGAGTCCTCCTCGATCCTGTACTCCTGGGCCGAGAAGTCCTCCTACGCGCAGCCCTTCGTGGCCGTGCCCGAGGAGCGCTCGCAGGTCGTCGGCACCATCGACTTCGACGACTCGGTCGACGCCGCCGCGGTCGCCAAGGCACTGCGTGCCAACGGCATCGTGGACACCGAGCCGTACCGCAAGCTGGGCCGCAACCAGCTGCGCATCGCGATGTTCCCGGCGGTCGACCCGGCGGACGTCGAGAAGCTCACCGGCGCCATCGACTACGTGGTCGAGCACCTGAACGGCTGA
- a CDS encoding MarR family winged helix-turn-helix transcriptional regulator — protein sequence MPEMSEDDLLAVSQLRSSAMRLARRLRHQRVEESLSPTEMGVLGTLARCGKATPGELARKEHVQPPSMTRIIAMLEEKGLVRREPHPEDRRQVVVSSTEQAEEILNESRRRRNAWLAELAEGLDEEEWERLKAAAPVLYKLAHL from the coding sequence ATGCCCGAGATGTCCGAGGACGACCTGCTGGCGGTCAGCCAGCTGCGGTCGTCCGCGATGCGCCTGGCCCGACGGTTGAGACACCAACGGGTCGAGGAGTCGCTGAGCCCCACCGAGATGGGGGTGCTCGGCACGCTTGCCCGCTGCGGCAAGGCGACCCCCGGCGAGCTGGCCCGCAAGGAGCACGTCCAGCCGCCGTCCATGACCAGGATCATCGCGATGCTGGAGGAGAAGGGCCTGGTGCGGCGCGAGCCGCACCCGGAGGACCGCCGGCAGGTGGTGGTCAGCAGTACCGAGCAGGCCGAGGAGATCCTCAACGAGTCCCGCCGGCGGCGCAACGCCTGGCTGGCGGAACTCGCCGAGGGCCTCGACGAGGAGGAGTGGGAGCGGCTGAAGGCGGCCGCACCCGTGCTCTACAAGCTGGCCCACCTGTAG
- a CDS encoding GNAT family N-acetyltransferase — protein MRIRTGGPESAAVLLALLDGAVAWLAAQGRTGQWGPEPWSRRPGAADRAERVTRENLVRIAEPDDGGDPIGICVLADRAPGNVPPAGEPELFVRWLVTDRAYRGTGVGAALVADAAQQARTRGAGLLRVDCYAGGDGGLVAQYERLGFTRTATFVDDRPAGPWPGQVLARRTGG, from the coding sequence ATGCGTATTCGTACCGGTGGCCCGGAGTCCGCGGCCGTCCTGCTGGCGCTGCTGGACGGCGCGGTGGCGTGGCTCGCCGCCCAGGGGCGGACGGGGCAGTGGGGGCCGGAGCCGTGGTCCCGGCGTCCGGGTGCGGCCGACCGCGCCGAGCGGGTGACCCGGGAGAACCTGGTCCGGATCGCCGAGCCGGACGACGGGGGCGACCCGATCGGCATCTGCGTGCTGGCCGACCGGGCCCCGGGCAACGTCCCGCCCGCGGGCGAGCCGGAGCTGTTCGTCCGCTGGCTGGTCACCGACCGGGCGTACCGCGGGACGGGTGTCGGCGCGGCGCTGGTGGCGGACGCGGCGCAGCAGGCCCGCACGCGGGGTGCGGGCCTGCTGCGGGTGGACTGCTACGCCGGGGGCGACGGCGGGCTGGTCGCGCAGTACGAGCGGCTGGGGTTCACCCGCACCGCGACCTTCGTCGACGACCGCCCGGCCGGCCCGTGGCCGGGCCAGGTCCTGGCCCGGCGCACCGGCGGCTGA
- a CDS encoding ScbR family autoregulator-binding transcription factor — MTKQERGIRSRRAILEAAAEVFDLRGYDAAGTNEILARTGLTRGALYHHFASKEAIALAVLEAHNDGLAVPESTSRLQAVIDLGFAFADRLRTDAVLRASVRLAVEQTSLPRPTDTPYDQSRAVVRTLLTEAAAHGETLPGLDVTETSDVIIGSFTGVRVMSQVYTDRADLPERLTALWRVLLPGIASPGMIGHLRITPPQPAGLD; from the coding sequence ATGACGAAGCAGGAACGTGGCATCCGCTCGCGCAGAGCCATCCTGGAGGCCGCCGCCGAGGTCTTCGACCTGCGCGGCTACGACGCCGCGGGCACCAACGAGATCCTCGCCCGCACCGGGCTGACCAGGGGCGCGCTCTACCACCACTTCGCGTCCAAGGAGGCGATCGCCCTCGCCGTCCTGGAGGCGCACAACGACGGCCTGGCCGTCCCCGAGAGCACCAGCCGGCTCCAGGCCGTCATCGACCTGGGCTTCGCCTTCGCCGACCGGCTGCGCACCGATGCCGTGCTCCGGGCGAGCGTGCGCCTCGCCGTCGAGCAGACCTCGCTGCCCCGGCCCACCGACACCCCGTACGACCAGTCCCGGGCCGTGGTCCGCACCCTGCTCACCGAGGCCGCCGCGCACGGCGAGACCCTCCCCGGCCTGGACGTCACCGAGACGTCGGACGTCATCATCGGCTCGTTCACCGGCGTCCGGGTGATGTCGCAGGTCTACACCGACCGCGCCGACCTGCCCGAACGCCTCACCGCGCTGTGGCGGGTCCTGCTTCCCGGCATCGCGAGCCCCGGCATGATCGGCCACCTGCGGATCACCCCGCCGCAGCCCGCCGGCCTGGACTGA